The following coding sequences lie in one Frigoribacterium sp. SL97 genomic window:
- a CDS encoding LysR family transcriptional regulator, with protein MDVKRLELLRELAERGSVAAVARATHRTPSAVSQQLKVLEREAGVALTERVGRGIVLTGSGRVLAQTATDVAVALERAQAVWDDFVATPQGEVTLATFPTGGQMLLPGLLRTVAETPGLVVVASDHDPSIREFPELAADHDVVVAHSSDDKPWPGRGLVTVPLLTEPLDIALPADHRLAGRASLAPGDLEGENWIGVPHDFPFEWVYREIERVTGSPVRVAQRFSDTKVTESLVGAGLGIAVLPRFTAKDARDDMVLVPLESIRAVRWVSAVMRRDRAERPSVRRVVDALRAEASRVAALHGGV; from the coding sequence ATGGATGTCAAGCGTCTCGAACTGCTCCGCGAACTCGCCGAACGAGGCAGCGTGGCCGCCGTCGCCCGAGCCACCCACCGCACCCCGAGTGCCGTCTCGCAGCAGCTCAAGGTGCTCGAGCGCGAGGCGGGCGTGGCGTTGACCGAGCGGGTGGGACGCGGCATCGTGCTCACCGGCTCCGGGCGCGTGCTGGCCCAGACGGCCACCGACGTCGCCGTGGCACTGGAACGAGCCCAGGCGGTCTGGGACGACTTCGTCGCCACCCCCCAGGGCGAGGTCACGCTGGCCACCTTCCCCACGGGCGGGCAGATGCTGCTGCCGGGGCTGCTGCGCACGGTGGCCGAGACCCCCGGCCTGGTGGTCGTCGCGAGCGACCACGACCCGTCGATCCGCGAGTTCCCCGAGCTGGCCGCCGACCACGACGTCGTCGTCGCGCACTCGTCCGACGACAAGCCGTGGCCCGGACGCGGACTCGTCACCGTCCCCCTGCTGACCGAGCCCCTCGACATCGCCCTGCCCGCCGACCACCGTCTCGCCGGTCGCGCCTCGCTCGCACCCGGCGACCTCGAGGGCGAGAACTGGATCGGCGTCCCACACGACTTCCCGTTCGAGTGGGTCTACCGCGAGATCGAGCGGGTGACCGGCAGCCCCGTCCGCGTCGCCCAGCGCTTCAGCGACACCAAGGTGACCGAGTCGCTCGTCGGGGCCGGCCTCGGCATCGCCGTGCTGCCGCGCTTCACCGCCAAGGACGCCCGGGACGACATGGTGCTCGTGCCGCTCGAGAGCATCCGGGCCGTGCGCTGGGTGTCCGCCGTGATGCGGCGCGACCGGGCCGAGCGTCCCTCGGTGCGACGGGTCGTCGACGCGCTCAGGGCCGAGGCCTCACGCGTGGCGGCACTGCACGGAGGCGTCTGA
- a CDS encoding citrate synthase, whose product MTDTANDAQKATLQFPGGTAEFPIVASTEGASAIDISTFTKQTGYTTLDTGFVNTSNARSTITYIDGDQGILRYRGYPIEQVAENSTYLETAWLLIYGELPTPDQLADFDARIRRHTLLHEDLRRFFDALPHNAHPMSVLSSAVGALSTFYEDSMSVHDPEQVELQTVRLLAKLPVIAAYAHKKSLGQAFLYPDNSLSFVDNFLKLNFGTMAEPYEVNPVLSKALERLLILHEDHEQNASTSTVRLVGSTQANMFSSISAGISALYGPLHGGANEAVLKMLAEIRDSGQGVERFVERVKNKEAGVKLMGFGHRVYKNYDPRAKLVKESATEVLESLGVKDDLLDIAMELEGIALADDYFVERKLYPNVDFYTGVIYKAMGFPPRMFTVLFAIGRLPGWIAHWREMNTDPTTKIGRPQQLYLGATERDWPQR is encoded by the coding sequence GTGACTGACACTGCCAACGACGCCCAGAAGGCCACGCTGCAGTTCCCGGGGGGAACAGCCGAGTTCCCGATCGTCGCGAGCACCGAGGGTGCCTCGGCGATCGACATCTCGACGTTCACCAAGCAGACCGGTTACACGACCCTCGACACGGGTTTCGTGAACACCTCCAACGCCCGAAGCACGATCACCTACATCGACGGTGATCAGGGCATCCTGCGCTACCGGGGCTATCCGATCGAACAAGTCGCCGAGAACTCGACCTACCTCGAGACGGCCTGGCTGTTGATCTACGGCGAACTGCCCACCCCCGACCAGCTCGCCGACTTCGACGCGCGCATCCGGCGGCACACGCTGCTGCACGAAGACCTGCGCCGTTTCTTCGACGCCCTGCCGCACAACGCCCACCCGATGTCGGTGCTGTCGAGCGCCGTCGGTGCACTGTCGACGTTCTACGAAGACAGCATGAGCGTGCACGATCCCGAGCAGGTCGAGCTCCAGACCGTCCGACTGCTGGCGAAGCTGCCGGTCATCGCGGCGTACGCGCACAAGAAGAGCCTCGGCCAGGCGTTCCTCTACCCCGACAACTCGCTCAGCTTCGTCGACAACTTCCTCAAGCTGAACTTCGGCACGATGGCCGAGCCGTACGAGGTGAACCCCGTCCTGTCGAAGGCGCTCGAACGCCTGCTCATCCTCCACGAGGACCACGAACAGAACGCGTCGACCTCGACCGTGCGTCTCGTCGGCTCGACGCAGGCCAACATGTTCTCGTCGATCTCGGCCGGCATCAGCGCCCTCTACGGGCCGCTGCACGGCGGGGCCAACGAGGCCGTCCTCAAGATGCTCGCCGAGATCCGCGACAGCGGCCAGGGTGTCGAGCGCTTCGTCGAGCGGGTCAAGAACAAAGAGGCCGGCGTCAAGTTGATGGGCTTCGGCCACCGGGTCTACAAGAACTACGACCCGCGCGCCAAGCTCGTCAAGGAGAGCGCCACCGAGGTGCTCGAGTCGCTCGGCGTGAAGGACGACCTGCTCGACATCGCGATGGAGCTCGAGGGCATCGCCCTGGCCGACGACTACTTCGTCGAGCGCAAGCTCTACCCGAACGTCGACTTCTACACGGGCGTCATCTACAAGGCGATGGGGTTCCCGCCCCGCATGTTCACGGTGCTCTTCGCCATCGGTCGCCTTCCCGGCTGGATCGCCCACTGGCGCGAGATGAACACCGACCCGACGACCAAGATCGGCCGCCCCCAGCAGTTGTACCTGGGCGCGACCGAACGCGATTGGCCGCAGCGCTAG
- a CDS encoding DUF3117 domain-containing protein, producing the protein MAAMKPRTGDGPMEAVKEGRLIIVRVPLEGGGRLVVSVNDDEAKELHDALAGVVSA; encoded by the coding sequence ATGGCAGCCATGAAGCCGAGGACCGGCGACGGGCCTATGGAAGCCGTTAAGGAGGGCCGTCTCATCATCGTGCGTGTTCCGCTCGAGGGTGGGGGACGCCTCGTGGTGTCGGTCAACGACGACGAAGCCAAAGAGTTGCACGACGCCCTCGCCGGCGTCGTCAGCGCCTAG
- a CDS encoding O-methyltransferase — MSQIESSWKFAEELVTESDAIAEARQHSLEVGVEAVSPAVGAQLAVVAAASNASSIIEVGTGLGVSGLWLLSGAPAAVLTTIDREIEHQQAARDAYLQAGIPASRFRMIAGRAADVLPRMNENSYDIVFVDADPGSVIEYVEHGLRLARPGGLVLVAHALWHGRVANPAVRDSTTTGFRTLLTEVSTSPAVISSLSTAGDGLLSLIKR; from the coding sequence GTGTCGCAGATAGAGTCAAGTTGGAAGTTCGCGGAAGAACTCGTCACCGAGAGCGACGCGATCGCCGAGGCTCGACAGCATTCGTTGGAGGTCGGGGTCGAGGCCGTCTCGCCGGCGGTCGGCGCCCAGCTCGCGGTCGTCGCCGCCGCCTCGAACGCCTCGTCGATCATCGAGGTCGGTACGGGCCTGGGCGTCAGCGGGCTCTGGTTGCTCTCGGGCGCCCCCGCGGCCGTCCTGACGACCATCGACCGCGAGATCGAGCACCAGCAGGCCGCCCGGGACGCCTACCTGCAGGCGGGCATCCCTGCCAGCCGCTTCCGCATGATCGCCGGCCGTGCCGCCGACGTGTTGCCCCGGATGAACGAGAACTCGTACGACATCGTCTTCGTCGACGCCGACCCCGGCTCGGTCATCGAGTACGTCGAGCACGGCCTGCGCCTCGCCCGCCCGGGCGGACTCGTCCTCGTCGCGCACGCACTCTGGCACGGACGGGTGGCCAATCCCGCCGTCCGCGACAGCACGACCACGGGCTTCCGCACCTTGCTGACCGAGGTGTCCACCTCACCGGCCGTGATCAGCTCGCTCTCGACGGCGGGCGACGGGCTGCTCTCGCTGATCAAGCGGTGA
- a CDS encoding Mrp/NBP35 family ATP-binding protein → MAEPVAATRPATPDDVRRALARVLDPEIRKPVTELDMIGDVVVDAGGAATVAVKLTIVGCPAADTIERDVREATGSVTGVTDVTVDVTVMTKDERHALTEKLRAGRAARGMQFGPDTLTRVYAVTSGKGGVGKSTVTANLAVALAARGLAVGIVDADVYGFSIPGLLGLVGPDGASVKPTRVDDMILPPVAHGVKVISIGMFVDDASTAVAWRGPMLHRTIQQFLTDVYFGDLDVLLLDLPPGTGDVAISVGQLLPHAEVLVVTTPQPAAADVAERSGLVARQTGQRLLGVVENMAGLPQADGSVLELFGSGGGVETARRLSSGQEAEVPLLASVPLSLGLRQGGDDGVPVVLAAPDDPAATAIDELAGRLSVRARGLAGRKLGLSVT, encoded by the coding sequence GTGGCTGAGCCGGTCGCCGCCACCCGCCCCGCGACGCCGGACGACGTCCGTCGCGCGCTCGCGCGGGTGCTCGACCCCGAGATCCGCAAGCCCGTCACCGAACTCGACATGATCGGTGACGTCGTCGTCGACGCAGGAGGCGCGGCCACGGTGGCCGTCAAGCTCACGATCGTGGGGTGCCCGGCAGCCGACACGATCGAACGCGACGTCCGCGAGGCCACGGGCTCGGTGACCGGCGTCACCGACGTCACCGTCGACGTGACCGTCATGACCAAGGACGAACGACACGCCCTCACCGAGAAGCTGCGGGCGGGCCGGGCGGCGCGCGGCATGCAGTTCGGCCCCGACACGCTGACCCGCGTGTACGCCGTCACGAGCGGCAAGGGCGGCGTGGGGAAGTCCACCGTGACCGCCAACCTCGCGGTCGCCCTCGCGGCCCGGGGCCTCGCCGTCGGCATCGTCGACGCCGACGTGTACGGCTTCAGCATCCCCGGACTCCTCGGCCTCGTCGGCCCCGACGGCGCCTCGGTGAAGCCCACCCGCGTCGACGACATGATCCTGCCGCCCGTCGCCCACGGCGTGAAGGTCATCTCGATCGGCATGTTCGTCGACGACGCCTCGACCGCCGTCGCCTGGCGCGGGCCGATGCTGCACCGGACGATCCAGCAGTTCCTGACCGACGTGTACTTCGGCGACCTCGACGTGTTGTTGCTCGACCTGCCGCCCGGGACGGGCGACGTCGCCATCTCGGTGGGGCAGTTGCTGCCGCACGCCGAGGTGCTGGTCGTCACGACCCCTCAACCGGCCGCCGCCGACGTCGCCGAGCGCAGCGGGCTCGTGGCACGCCAGACGGGTCAGCGGTTGCTCGGGGTCGTCGAGAACATGGCGGGTCTGCCCCAGGCCGACGGCAGCGTCCTCGAGCTCTTCGGCTCCGGTGGTGGCGTCGAGACGGCCCGCCGACTGTCGTCCGGTCAAGAAGCCGAGGTGCCGTTGCTCGCCAGCGTGCCGCTCAGTCTGGGCCTGCGCCAGGGGGGCGACGACGGCGTACCGGTCGTGCTCGCCGCTCCCGACGATCCTGCGGCCACGGCCATCGACGAGTTGGCGGGTCGACTGTCGGTGCGGGCCCGGGGGTTGGCCGGCCGGAAGCTCGGACTCAGCGTCACCTGA
- the dapE gene encoding succinyl-diaminopimelate desuccinylase: MAPIDLSVSPVDVTRQLCDIRSESGDERLVADEIWATLDGCDHLELFRDGDAIVARTRLGRASRVVIAGHIDTVPINDNVPTRYETEDGVDYLWGRGTVDMKAGCAVHLRLAVELTEPGVDVTWVWYDHEEVSDALNGLGRLARVRPDLLAGDFAVLGEPSNSGVEGGCNGNLRAEIRTFGARSHSARSWVGDNAIHKAAPILDVLAAYEAREVEVDGLVYREGLNAVGITGGVAGNVIPDECMVHVNYRFAPSRSGDEAVAHVRELFEGFDVTIVDLAPGARPGLDAPLAQQFLRAVGGEAKPKYGWTDVARFSALGVPAVNYGPGDPMLAHHDDERVPVQQILDNERGLRAWLTA, from the coding sequence ATGGCACCGATCGACCTCTCCGTCTCGCCCGTCGACGTCACCAGGCAGCTCTGCGACATCCGGTCGGAGTCGGGTGACGAACGCCTCGTCGCCGACGAGATCTGGGCCACGCTCGACGGTTGCGACCACCTCGAGTTGTTCCGCGACGGCGACGCGATCGTCGCCCGGACCCGGCTCGGCCGGGCCTCGCGGGTCGTCATCGCCGGTCACATCGACACGGTGCCGATCAACGACAACGTGCCCACGCGCTACGAGACCGAGGACGGGGTCGACTACCTCTGGGGTCGCGGCACCGTCGACATGAAGGCCGGCTGTGCCGTCCACCTGAGGCTCGCGGTCGAGTTGACCGAGCCCGGCGTCGACGTCACCTGGGTCTGGTACGACCACGAAGAGGTCTCCGACGCCCTGAACGGCCTGGGCCGCCTCGCGCGCGTCCGACCCGACCTGTTGGCCGGCGACTTCGCCGTCCTGGGAGAACCGAGCAACAGCGGGGTCGAAGGGGGCTGCAACGGCAACCTGCGCGCCGAGATCCGCACCTTCGGCGCCCGCTCGCACAGCGCCCGCTCGTGGGTCGGCGACAACGCCATCCACAAGGCCGCGCCGATCCTCGACGTGCTGGCGGCCTACGAGGCGCGAGAGGTCGAGGTCGACGGGCTCGTCTACCGCGAGGGCCTCAACGCCGTGGGCATCACGGGCGGCGTGGCCGGCAACGTCATCCCCGACGAGTGCATGGTGCACGTCAACTACCGGTTCGCCCCGAGCCGCAGCGGCGACGAGGCCGTCGCCCACGTCCGCGAGCTCTTCGAGGGCTTCGACGTCACGATCGTCGACCTCGCCCCCGGGGCCCGGCCCGGTCTGGACGCCCCGCTGGCACAGCAGTTCCTGCGTGCCGTGGGCGGCGAGGCCAAGCCCAAGTACGGGTGGACGGACGTCGCGCGGTTCTCCGCGCTCGGCGTCCCCGCGGTCAACTACGGTCCCGGTGACCCGATGCTGGCCCACCACGACGACGAGCGGGTGCCCGTGCAGCAGATCCTCGACAACGAGCGCGGACTGCGGGCGTGGCTGACGGCCTGA
- the dapC gene encoding succinyldiaminopimelate transaminase — translation MALDLPEFPWDALVPYAATARRHPGGIVDLSVGSPVDPTPEVVREALAVATDAHSYPQVAGTPALRSAISEWYARRRRVTGLDDSNVLPTIGSKELIAGMALWLGIGPGDTVVYPTNAYPTYALGAALVGATALASDDPAEWPVSTKLVWLNSPGNPDGAVLGFEALRAAVARARELGAVIAGDECYAELGWTGEWADRPTPCILDPRVVGDDLRGVVSVYSLSKQSNLAGYRAGFVAGCDHVLGQLLAVRKHAGLMPPAPVQQAMVVALADEAHVVEQKARYAARRAHLLPALEAAGFRIDRSEAGLYLWATRDEDAWASVSWLAERGVLVAPGSFYGPAGDRHVRVALTTTDERIDAAVGRLGG, via the coding sequence GTGGCGCTCGACCTGCCCGAGTTCCCCTGGGACGCCCTGGTGCCGTACGCGGCCACCGCCCGGCGCCACCCCGGAGGCATCGTCGACCTCAGCGTCGGTTCGCCCGTCGATCCGACGCCCGAGGTCGTCCGTGAGGCCCTCGCCGTCGCGACCGACGCGCACTCCTACCCGCAGGTCGCCGGCACCCCGGCTCTGCGGTCGGCCATCTCGGAGTGGTACGCGCGCCGCCGAAGGGTGACCGGACTCGACGACTCGAACGTCCTGCCGACCATCGGCTCGAAAGAACTCATCGCCGGCATGGCGCTCTGGCTGGGCATCGGTCCGGGCGACACGGTGGTCTACCCGACGAACGCCTACCCGACCTACGCGCTCGGCGCCGCCCTCGTCGGCGCGACGGCCCTCGCCTCCGACGACCCGGCCGAGTGGCCCGTCTCGACGAAGCTGGTCTGGTTGAACAGCCCGGGCAACCCCGACGGGGCCGTGCTGGGCTTCGAGGCGCTCCGCGCCGCCGTGGCCCGCGCGCGCGAACTCGGTGCCGTGATCGCCGGCGACGAGTGCTATGCCGAACTCGGGTGGACGGGCGAGTGGGCCGACCGCCCCACGCCCTGCATCCTCGACCCACGCGTGGTCGGCGACGACCTCCGCGGCGTCGTCTCGGTCTACTCGCTCAGCAAGCAGTCGAACCTCGCCGGGTACCGCGCGGGCTTCGTCGCGGGCTGCGACCACGTGCTCGGGCAGCTCCTCGCCGTGCGCAAGCACGCGGGCCTCATGCCGCCGGCCCCGGTGCAGCAGGCCATGGTCGTCGCCTTGGCCGACGAGGCCCACGTGGTCGAGCAGAAGGCGCGGTACGCGGCCCGCCGAGCGCACCTCCTGCCCGCTCTCGAGGCAGCGGGGTTCCGCATCGACCGCAGCGAGGCCGGCCTCTACCTCTGGGCCACGCGGGACGAGGACGCCTGGGCCTCGGTGTCCTGGCTCGCCGAGCGTGGCGTGCTCGTCGCCCCGGGGTCGTTCTACGGGCCCGCCGGTGATCGCCACGTCCGCGTGGCACTCACGACGACCGACGAGCGCATCGACGCCGCCGTGGGGCGACTCGGCGGCTGA
- a CDS encoding DUF1003 domain-containing protein: MARDNRNDVRLDAPKGLRPRVLPGRKRVSSDRFGRATESIARGMGTPYFLIALTLFCVVWMIYNTVAPIDIRFDSAAIGFTALTLILSLQASYAAPLILLAQNRQDDRDRVQFEQDRQRAERNLADTEYLAREVVALRIAIRDMASKDFIRAELRSLLDELDRRDDDESPAVEPTRTSSSSRRDARRDGHHRG; this comes from the coding sequence ATGGCCCGCGATAACCGCAACGACGTCCGCCTCGACGCCCCCAAGGGTCTGCGCCCCCGCGTGCTGCCCGGGCGCAAGCGGGTCAGCAGCGACCGCTTCGGTCGGGCGACCGAGTCCATCGCCCGGGGCATGGGCACGCCCTACTTCCTGATCGCCCTCACCCTGTTCTGCGTCGTCTGGATGATCTACAACACGGTCGCCCCGATCGACATCCGCTTCGACAGCGCCGCCATCGGCTTCACGGCCCTGACGCTGATCCTGTCGCTGCAGGCGTCGTACGCCGCTCCCCTCATCCTGCTCGCGCAGAACCGGCAGGACGACCGCGACCGCGTGCAGTTCGAACAGGACCGTCAGCGCGCCGAACGCAACCTGGCCGACACCGAGTACCTGGCCCGTGAGGTCGTCGCGCTCCGGATCGCGATCCGCGACATGGCCAGCAAGGACTTCATCCGAGCCGAGCTCCGCTCGCTGCTCGACGAGCTCGACCGGCGTGACGACGACGAGAGTCCCGCGGTCGAGCCGACCCGCACCTCCTCGTCGTCACGACGCGATGCCCGGCGCGACGGCCACCACCGTGGCTGA
- the dapD gene encoding 2,3,4,5-tetrahydropyridine-2,6-dicarboxylate N-succinyltransferase, which yields MTSDATATAPTHAYGYGLATVSHDGTTLDTWFPSPRLGTLPADRDPEIVPAELADAAGPDERRAVDLVPVTVEIDLSAPPASTPDAYLRLHLLSHLLVEPNTVNLDGVFAHLPIVTWTNAGPVHPDDFARLRPMLQRAGIVATGIDKFPRMLDYVSPDRVRIADASRVRLGAHLAPGTTVMHEGFVNFNAGTLGSSMVEGRISQGVVVGDGSDIGGGASIMGTLSGGGTQRVTIGARALLGANAGIGIAIGDDTVVEAGLYVTAGTKVVVVGGTPTNDGSPQTVKAVELSGQPGLLFRRNSLTGAVEVLPRKGHGITLNSQLHA from the coding sequence ATGACTTCCGACGCCACCGCCACCGCCCCGACCCACGCCTACGGGTACGGCCTCGCGACCGTCTCGCACGACGGCACCACGCTCGACACCTGGTTCCCCTCCCCCCGGCTCGGCACCCTCCCGGCCGACCGCGACCCCGAGATCGTCCCGGCCGAGCTGGCCGACGCGGCCGGACCCGACGAGCGCCGCGCGGTCGACCTCGTCCCGGTGACCGTCGAGATCGACCTGAGCGCGCCTCCTGCATCCACGCCCGACGCGTATCTGCGACTGCACCTGCTGAGCCACCTCCTCGTCGAGCCCAACACGGTCAACCTCGACGGCGTGTTCGCGCACCTGCCCATCGTCACCTGGACGAACGCGGGGCCGGTCCACCCCGACGACTTCGCACGGCTCCGTCCGATGCTGCAGCGTGCCGGCATCGTCGCGACCGGCATCGACAAGTTCCCCCGCATGCTCGACTACGTCTCGCCCGACCGCGTCCGCATCGCCGACGCGTCGCGGGTGAGGCTCGGTGCCCACCTGGCCCCCGGCACCACGGTCATGCACGAGGGGTTCGTGAACTTCAACGCGGGCACGCTCGGGTCGTCGATGGTCGAGGGCCGCATCTCCCAGGGCGTCGTCGTGGGTGACGGGTCCGACATCGGCGGCGGAGCCTCGATCATGGGCACGCTGTCGGGCGGCGGCACCCAGCGGGTGACGATCGGCGCCCGCGCCCTGCTCGGCGCCAACGCCGGCATCGGCATCGCGATCGGCGACGACACCGTCGTCGAGGCCGGGCTCTACGTGACGGCGGGCACCAAGGTCGTCGTCGTGGGCGGCACCCCGACCAACGACGGTTCGCCGCAGACGGTCAAGGCCGTCGAGCTCTCGGGCCAGCCGGGCTTGCTCTTCCGCCGCAACTCGCTGACCGGCGCCGTCGAGGTGCTGCCCCGCAAGGGCCACGGCATCACGCTCAACTCGCAGTTGCACGCATAG